A genome region from Glycine max cultivar Williams 82 chromosome 5, Glycine_max_v4.0, whole genome shotgun sequence includes the following:
- the LOC100817022 gene encoding F-box protein SKIP2: MRDKHVLVHSIPHQNPAFHIIFFFISPMGQAPSTPVSSTDLSHRDIFTTDESIGRDYTADIPDECLAGIFQFLSSVDRKTCSAVCRRWLRVDGENRQRLSLNAKASLVDFVPSLFSRFDSVTKLALRCDRKSTSVNDDALVLISLRCRNLVRLKLRGCREVTEHGMADVAKNCTNLKKLSCGSCAFGAKGVYAFVNNSIVLEEVSIKRLRGVEKDNNDGVDGAESLPLSVTSSSLRSICLKELVNGHCFAPLIVNSKKLETLKLIRCLGDWDVTLESVGKLNSGLVEIHLEKVQVSDVGLLGVSKCLKLESLHLVKTPECSDVGLCEVAERCKMLKKLHIDGWRTNRIGDCGLMSVAKHCPNLQELVLIAMYPTSLSLAAIVSGCQGLERFALCGICTVGDAEIESIVAKCGALRKLCIKGCPVSNAGIAALASGCPNLVKLKVRKCRRVNGEVVEWLRERRSSLVFSIDYSTEVEALDGSGSDVGAQESSMASPPIDTTQVSMVDDPPSSSNNSSSNNNNNRLSMFRNKFGFLAGRNLVPCAFRKWANIDDISSTSFQ; encoded by the coding sequence ATGCGCGATAAACACGTACTAGTACATAGCATACCTCACCAAAACCCAGCGTTTCacattatcttcttttttatttctccaaTGGGACAAGCACCGTCCACGCCGGTTTCTTCGACGGACCTGAGTCACCGGGATATTTTCACCACCGACGAATCCATCGGCCGCGACTACACCGCCGACATCCCCGACGAGTGCCTCGCCGGAATCTTCCAGTTTCTAAGCTCCGTCGACCGGAAAACCTGCTCCGCCGTGTGTCGGCGGTGGCTGCGCGTGGACGGCGAGAACCGCCAGCGCCTCTCCCTGAACGCGAAGGCGAGCCTGGTTGACTTCGTTCCGTCGCTCTTCTCGCGGTTTGACTCGGTCACGAAGCTCGCCCTGCGGTGCGACCGCAAGTCCACGAGCGTAAACGACGACGCTTTGGTCCTGATCTCGCTGCGGTGCAGGAATCTGGTGCGGCTGAAGCTGCGCGGGTGCAGGGAAGTCACCGAGCACGGAATGGCCGACGTGGCGAAGAACTGCACGAATCTGAAGAAGCTCTCGTGCGGTTCGTGCGCGTTCGGCGCAAAGGGCGTTTACGCTTTCGTTAACAACTCCATCGTTCTTGAAGAGGTTTCTATCAAGAGGCTTCGAGGGGTTGAAAAAGATAATAACGATGGCGTTGACGGCGCCGAATCGCTTCCTCTTTCCGTTACTTCCTCTTCGTTGAGATCGATTTGCCTCAAGGAGCTCGTTAACGGCCACTGTTTCGCGCCGTTAATAGTTAATTCGAAGAAGCTTGAAACGCTGAAGCTGATTCGGTGTTTGGGGGATTGGGATGTGACTCTGGAAAGTGTTGGAAAGTTGAATTCAGGGTTGGTTGAGATTCATTTAGAGAAGGTTCAGGTTAGCGATGTGGGACTTTTGGGGGTTTCTAAGTGTTTGAAGTTGGAGTCTTTGCACCTTGTGAAAACACCCGAGTGTTCCGACGTGGGACTTTGCGAAGTTGCGGAGAGGTGTAAGATGCTGAAGAAGCTTCACATTGATGGGTGGAGGACCAACAGGATTGGGGATTGTGGCTTGATGTCTGTTGCCAAACACTGTCCTAACTTGCAGGAGCTTGTGCTGATTGCTATGTATCCCACGTCTTTGAGTTTGGCTGCGATTGTTTCTGGTTGCCAGGGTTTGGAGAGGTTTGCACTTTGTGGGATTTGTACGGTTGGTGATGCAGAGATAGAGAGCATTGTGGCAAAGTGTGGGGCACTGAGGAAGCTGTGCATTAAGGGGTGCCCCGTGTCGAATGCTGGGATTGCGGCTTTGGCTTCAGGGTGTCCCAATTTGGTTAAGCTCAAGGTGAGGAAGTGCAGAAGGGTTAATGGTGAAGTTGTGGAGTGGCTGCGTGAGAGGAGGAGTTCTCTGGTGTTTAGTATTGATTACAGTACTGAAGTTGAGGCTTTGGATGGAAGTGGTAGTGATGTTGGCGCTCAGGAAAGTAGCATGGCGTCTCCTCCAATCGACACAACACAAGTGTCCATGGTTGATGATCCTCCTTCAAGCAGTAATaatagcagcagcaacaacaacaacaacagattGTCTATGTTCAGGAACAAGTTTGGATTTTTGGCTGGTAGGAATTTGGTGCCATGTGCCTTCAGAAAGTGGGCCAACATTGATGACATCTCAAGTACCAGCTTtcaatga